A section of the Streptomyces sp. SCL15-4 genome encodes:
- the cyc2 gene encoding germacradienol/geosmin synthase Cyc2, with protein sequence MTQPFELPHFYMPYPARLNPHLDEARAHSTGWAREMGMLEGSGIWDQADLEAHDYGLLCAYTHPDCDGPALSLITDWYVWVFFFDDHFLDMFKRTQDRAAGKAHLDRLPLFMPLDPGTPVPEPENPVEAGLKDLWARTVPAMSVDWRRRFSVATEHLLNESMWELSNINEGRIANPVEYIEMRRKVGGAPWSAGLVEYATAEVPAAVAGTRPLRVLMETFSDAVHLRNDLFSYQREVEEEGENSNGVLVLETFFGCTTQEAADTVNDVLTSRLHQFEHTALTEVPAVAVEKGLTPGEAVAVAAYTKGLQDWQSGGHEWHLRSSRYMNKGARSRSPWQTPSGPGTSAADIGALLAPAARNRLRAYTHVPFQKVGPSRIPDLYMPYELQLSPHLDQARGHLVDWCRRMGVLREGVWDEDKLAAYDLALCSAGLDPDATPEALDLSAHWLAWGTYGDDYYPLVYGHRRDLAAARLTTARLSQCMPVEGEPPVVPGNAMERALIDLWTRTTAAMTTDQRRTLKTAVDAMTESWVWELSNQLQNRVPDPVDYLEMRRATFGSDLTLSLCRMGQGPAVPAEVYASGPVRSLENAAIDYACLLNDVFSYQKEIEYEGEIHNAVLVVQNFFGVDYPPALSVVHDLMTQRMRQFEHVIAHELPILYDDLALSEEARTAMAAYVLDLQNWLAGILNWHRSVDRYKAEWLGRRTHGFLPDRPPAVPALSLG encoded by the coding sequence ATGACGCAGCCGTTCGAACTCCCGCACTTCTACATGCCGTACCCCGCGCGGCTCAACCCGCACCTGGACGAGGCCCGCGCCCACTCCACCGGGTGGGCGCGCGAGATGGGCATGCTGGAGGGCTCCGGGATCTGGGACCAGGCCGACCTGGAGGCACACGACTACGGACTCCTGTGCGCCTACACCCACCCCGACTGCGACGGACCCGCCCTGTCGCTGATCACCGACTGGTACGTGTGGGTGTTCTTCTTCGACGACCACTTCCTCGACATGTTCAAGCGCACCCAGGACCGCGCCGCCGGCAAGGCGCACCTGGACCGCCTGCCGCTGTTCATGCCGCTCGACCCCGGCACGCCCGTGCCCGAGCCGGAGAACCCGGTGGAGGCGGGCCTGAAGGACCTGTGGGCGCGCACCGTGCCGGCGATGTCCGTGGACTGGCGGCGCCGCTTCTCGGTGGCCACCGAACACCTGCTCAACGAGTCCATGTGGGAGCTGTCCAACATCAACGAGGGACGGATCGCCAACCCCGTCGAGTACATCGAGATGCGCCGCAAGGTGGGCGGCGCCCCCTGGTCCGCCGGGCTGGTGGAGTACGCGACCGCCGAGGTGCCCGCCGCCGTCGCCGGCACCCGCCCGCTGCGCGTCCTCATGGAGACGTTCTCCGACGCCGTCCACCTGCGCAACGACCTGTTCTCCTACCAGCGCGAGGTCGAGGAGGAGGGCGAGAACAGCAACGGCGTCCTGGTCCTGGAGACGTTCTTCGGCTGCACCACCCAGGAAGCCGCCGACACCGTCAACGACGTGCTCACCTCCCGGCTGCATCAGTTCGAGCACACCGCGCTCACCGAAGTCCCCGCCGTCGCCGTGGAGAAGGGCCTCACCCCCGGCGAGGCCGTCGCCGTCGCCGCCTACACCAAGGGCCTCCAGGACTGGCAGTCCGGCGGCCACGAATGGCACCTGCGCTCCAGCCGCTACATGAACAAGGGCGCGCGGTCCCGTTCGCCGTGGCAGACGCCGAGCGGCCCCGGCACCTCGGCCGCCGACATCGGCGCGCTCCTCGCCCCGGCCGCGCGCAACCGCCTGCGTGCCTACACGCACGTGCCCTTCCAGAAGGTCGGCCCGTCCCGCATCCCCGACCTGTACATGCCCTACGAACTCCAGCTCAGCCCCCACCTGGACCAGGCCCGCGGCCACCTCGTCGACTGGTGCCGGCGCATGGGCGTCCTGCGGGAGGGAGTCTGGGACGAGGACAAGCTCGCCGCCTACGACCTCGCGCTGTGCTCGGCCGGCCTGGACCCGGACGCCACTCCCGAGGCCCTCGATCTCAGCGCCCACTGGCTCGCCTGGGGGACCTACGGCGACGACTACTACCCGCTGGTGTACGGCCACCGCAGGGACCTGGCCGCGGCCCGCCTGACCACGGCCCGGCTCTCGCAGTGCATGCCGGTCGAGGGCGAACCGCCCGTCGTCCCCGGCAACGCCATGGAACGCGCCCTGATCGACCTGTGGACGCGCACCACGGCCGCCATGACCACCGACCAGCGCCGCACCCTGAAGACGGCCGTGGACGCGATGACCGAGAGCTGGGTCTGGGAGCTGTCCAACCAGCTCCAGAACCGCGTCCCGGACCCGGTCGACTACCTGGAGATGCGGCGCGCCACCTTCGGCTCGGACCTCACCCTGAGCCTGTGCCGGATGGGACAAGGCCCCGCCGTCCCGGCCGAGGTGTACGCCAGCGGTCCGGTGCGCTCCCTGGAGAACGCCGCCATCGACTACGCCTGCCTCCTCAACGACGTCTTCTCCTACCAGAAGGAGATCGAGTACGAGGGCGAGATCCACAACGCCGTCCTGGTCGTCCAGAACTTCTTCGGCGTGGACTACCCGCCCGCGCTGAGCGTCGTCCACGACCTGATGACCCAGCGCATGCGGCAGTTCGAGCACGTCATCGCCCACGAACTGCCCATCCTCTACGACGACCTGGCGCTGTCGGAGGAGGCCAGGACCGCCATGGCCGCCTATGTGCTGGATCTGCAGAACTGGCTGGCCGGCATCCTGAACTGGCACCGCTCCGTCGACCGCTACAAGGCCGAGTGGCTGGGCCGCCGCACCCACGGCTTCCTCCCCGACCGCCCGCCCGCCGTTCCGGCCCTGTCGCTCGGCTGA
- a CDS encoding alpha/beta hydrolase, producing the protein MTSFVLPHEVRGDGAHKVFAVHGWFADRSAYAPVLPDLDRTSFTYALVDLRGYGEARDAPGPYTTAGAAADLVALADRLGWRRFSVVGHSMGGAVAQRLLAVAPDRLRRIVGVSPVPASGLPLAGEQAALFTQAAHRAENRRAIIDFTTGGRRPAAWLDRMVARSLERSDATAFGAWLDSWSGDDFSAEVAGAEVPALAVAGALDPALSPEVMRRTWLSWYPRARLAVLPGAGHYAMDETPLELVRTVEDFLRAEQEDGARDAGRGGRA; encoded by the coding sequence ATGACCTCCTTCGTGCTGCCCCATGAGGTGCGCGGCGACGGCGCCCACAAGGTGTTCGCCGTACACGGCTGGTTCGCCGACCGGTCCGCGTACGCGCCCGTGCTGCCGGACCTGGACCGTACGTCGTTCACCTACGCGCTGGTGGACCTGCGCGGCTACGGCGAGGCCCGGGACGCCCCGGGCCCGTACACGACCGCCGGGGCCGCCGCGGACCTGGTGGCGCTGGCGGACCGGCTCGGCTGGCGGCGGTTCTCGGTGGTCGGGCACTCGATGGGCGGCGCGGTGGCCCAGCGGCTGCTCGCGGTGGCCCCGGACCGGCTGCGCCGGATCGTGGGAGTCTCGCCCGTGCCCGCCTCCGGCCTGCCGCTGGCCGGAGAGCAGGCGGCGCTGTTCACGCAGGCGGCGCACCGGGCGGAGAACCGGCGCGCGATCATCGACTTCACCACCGGCGGCCGCCGTCCCGCCGCCTGGCTGGACCGGATGGTCGCCCGCTCGCTGGAGCGCAGCGACGCCACGGCGTTCGGGGCCTGGCTGGACTCGTGGTCGGGCGACGACTTCAGCGCCGAGGTCGCCGGTGCCGAGGTGCCCGCGCTCGCCGTGGCCGGCGCGCTCGACCCGGCGCTGTCGCCGGAGGTCATGCGGCGGACCTGGCTGTCCTGGTATCCGCGCGCACGGCTGGCGGTCCTGCCCGGCGCCGGGCACTACGCCATGGACGAGACCCCGCTGGAACTGGTCCGTACCGTGGAGGACTTCCTGCGCGCGGAGCAGGAGGACGGGGCGCGGGACGCGGGCCGGGGCGGGCGGGCGTGA
- a CDS encoding cytochrome P450, producing the protein MSGRTGPPVPDVFDPRRYAEGVPYDDYRVLRDHHPVAWQEEPEVLDWPAGPGFWAVTRHADVVRVLKDAGTYSSHAGATQIRDPDPEDLPFIRRMMLNQDPPEHGRLRRLVSRAFTPGRVERFAAVARERARALLAGALARAREGDGTVDLVAAVTDEYALLNLADLLGVPASDRGLLLDWTRRVIGYQDPDEAGPPVRDRAGRPVNPRSPAMLRDMFDYAGRLAAHKRRHPADDIMTTLAHDAELAGAELEMFFFLLTVAGNDTVRAAAPGGLLALAERPEVYAALRAGRAGLPTAVDELLRWHPPVLTFRRTAVRDTELAGRRIRAGDKVVVFHAAANRDERVFADPDRLDPTRSPNPHVSFGDGPHVCLGAHFARLQLRLLHEEVLRVLPVPPVLAGPAARLVSNFVNGVKALPVTVV; encoded by the coding sequence GTGAGCGGGCGCACGGGCCCGCCGGTGCCGGACGTCTTCGATCCGCGCCGGTACGCCGAAGGCGTGCCCTACGACGACTACCGCGTGCTGCGCGACCATCATCCGGTGGCCTGGCAGGAGGAGCCGGAGGTGCTGGACTGGCCGGCCGGGCCCGGGTTCTGGGCGGTGACCCGGCACGCGGACGTCGTCCGGGTGCTGAAGGACGCGGGGACGTACTCCTCCCACGCGGGCGCGACCCAGATCCGCGACCCCGATCCGGAGGATCTGCCGTTCATCCGGCGGATGATGCTCAACCAGGATCCGCCGGAGCACGGGCGGCTGCGCAGGCTGGTGAGCCGCGCCTTCACGCCGGGACGCGTGGAGCGGTTCGCGGCGGTCGCCCGGGAGCGGGCGCGGGCGCTGCTCGCGGGAGCCCTCGCGCGGGCGCGGGAGGGGGACGGCACGGTCGACCTGGTGGCCGCCGTCACCGACGAGTACGCCCTGCTGAACCTGGCGGATCTGCTGGGTGTCCCGGCGAGCGACCGGGGGCTGCTGCTGGACTGGACGCGGCGGGTCATCGGCTACCAGGACCCGGACGAGGCCGGTCCGCCGGTGCGGGACCGGGCGGGCAGGCCGGTGAATCCGCGGTCGCCGGCGATGCTGCGGGACATGTTCGACTACGCCGGGCGGCTCGCGGCGCACAAGCGGCGGCATCCCGCCGACGACATCATGACGACGCTCGCGCACGACGCCGAACTCGCCGGCGCGGAGCTGGAGATGTTCTTCTTCCTGCTCACCGTGGCGGGCAACGACACCGTGCGCGCCGCGGCCCCGGGCGGCCTGCTGGCGCTGGCGGAGCGTCCGGAGGTGTACGCGGCCCTGCGCGCCGGAAGGGCCGGTCTGCCGACGGCCGTCGACGAGTTGCTGCGCTGGCATCCGCCGGTGCTGACGTTCCGCCGGACGGCCGTGCGCGACACCGAGCTGGCGGGTCGCCGGATCCGGGCGGGCGACAAGGTGGTGGTGTTCCATGCCGCGGCCAACCGGGACGAGCGCGTGTTCGCCGACCCGGACCGGCTCGACCCGACGCGCTCCCCCAATCCGCACGTCTCGTTCGGGGACGGTCCGCACGTCTGCCTGGGCGCTCACTTCGCCCGGCTGCAACTGCGGTTGCTTCACGAGGAGGTGCTGCGCGTCCTGCCGGTCCCGCCGGTCCTCGCCGGACCGGCCGCTCGGCTGGTGTCGAACTTCGTCAACGGCGTCAAGGCCCTGCCGGTGACGGTCGTCTGA
- a CDS encoding ScbR family autoregulator-binding transcription factor — MARQLRAEQTRATIITAAADLFDRHGYESTSLSDIVAHAKVTKGALYFHFAAKEDLAQAILELQAKAARQLVADIEGRGCSSLEALMRTTFGIARLAVEDPVPRAGLRLATADIPVRAPLRHPFTEWLEFATRKFNGAVREADLHGDLDVAVVAHSLVCFFVGTRVAGRSLEPVGRLPRRVAEMWHLVIRGLVPVHRRPRYVTLATQLEREVRAA, encoded by the coding sequence ATGGCGAGGCAGTTACGCGCTGAACAGACCCGCGCAACCATCATCACGGCCGCCGCCGACCTGTTCGACCGGCACGGCTACGAATCCACCAGTCTGAGCGATATCGTCGCGCATGCGAAGGTCACCAAGGGCGCCCTGTACTTCCACTTCGCCGCCAAGGAGGACCTGGCCCAGGCGATACTGGAACTCCAGGCCAAGGCCGCGCGGCAGCTCGTGGCCGACATCGAGGGCCGCGGCTGCTCCTCGCTGGAAGCCCTGATGCGCACCACCTTCGGGATCGCCCGGCTCGCCGTGGAGGACCCCGTGCCGCGTGCCGGGCTCCGCCTCGCCACCGCCGACATCCCCGTACGGGCGCCGCTGCGGCATCCGTTCACGGAGTGGCTGGAGTTCGCGACCCGCAAGTTCAACGGAGCCGTCCGGGAGGCCGACCTGCACGGGGACCTGGACGTGGCAGTGGTCGCCCACTCCCTCGTCTGCTTCTTCGTCGGCACCCGGGTCGCCGGCCGTTCGCTCGAACCCGTCGGGCGGCTGCCGCGCAGGGTCGCCGAGATGTGGCACCTGGTGATCCGGGGCCTCGTCCCGGTGCACCGGCGTCCCCGCTACGTCACCCTCGCCACGCAGCTGGAACGGGAGGTCCGTGCCGCCTGA
- a CDS encoding Tat pathway signal sequence domain protein, whose amino-acid sequence MRTRSLLALAATATALGLAWATPASAAGTVLTTGSTGGTAVAAGDTLTAPLASGTPATFYSSATGTSGVKCTASQFTAKVTSNPAAPGTATESVTAHTFDSNTCTSNVTGVLGVNGITINNLPYSATITSSGTLTVTPPSGSVIQATVQLRTLLGTVTCVYQAPGLTGKADNADSSITFTNQQFTKVSGSSLCFANGYFTAKYAPVTDAGVRVYVN is encoded by the coding sequence ATGCGTACGCGCTCCCTCCTCGCCCTCGCCGCCACCGCCACCGCGCTCGGACTCGCGTGGGCCACCCCGGCGTCCGCGGCCGGTACGGTCCTGACCACCGGCAGCACGGGCGGCACCGCCGTCGCCGCCGGTGACACCCTCACCGCGCCCCTGGCCTCCGGCACGCCCGCCACGTTCTACTCCAGCGCGACCGGCACCAGTGGCGTCAAGTGCACCGCGTCCCAGTTCACCGCCAAGGTCACCAGCAACCCGGCCGCGCCCGGCACGGCCACCGAGTCCGTCACCGCGCACACCTTCGACAGCAACACCTGCACCAGCAACGTCACCGGTGTCCTCGGTGTCAACGGCATCACCATCAACAACCTGCCGTACTCGGCGACGATCACTTCGAGCGGCACCCTCACCGTCACGCCCCCGAGCGGCTCGGTCATCCAGGCCACGGTCCAGCTGCGCACTCTGCTGGGCACCGTGACCTGCGTGTACCAGGCGCCCGGTCTGACCGGCAAGGCCGACAACGCCGACAGCAGCATCACCTTCACCAACCAGCAGTTCACCAAGGTCTCCGGGTCGTCGCTGTGCTTCGCCAACGGCTACTTCACGGCCAAGTACGCGCCCGTCACCGACGCGGGTGTCCGGGTCTACGTGAACTGA
- a CDS encoding DUF6230 family protein, translating to MASSPDIPSAGNTPEHSGSATPSEAADTAGTSAGGTRRGRVRARRAAMMAVPATLAAAGLAVLTAQGVLGVQFAISGMPFTVTAQDLDGTGFEQFGALDNMAEGSPNAGDTGGQVLVVTSAIKEATLTKLCQSVDLGGTNLLITAGNGKKKVTATDLTTDSTVLSGDAEFNKIEIGNDASTLDKAGVKGPIGVFSQQADHVHIADLRQVNYATTAAVFRLPGLKLRFSDSGC from the coding sequence ATGGCCTCGTCCCCGGACATCCCGTCCGCCGGCAACACCCCCGAGCACTCGGGGAGCGCCACCCCGTCCGAAGCCGCCGACACCGCCGGTACCAGCGCCGGCGGAACGAGACGCGGGCGGGTCAGGGCCCGCCGCGCCGCGATGATGGCGGTTCCCGCCACCCTCGCGGCCGCCGGTCTCGCGGTCCTCACCGCCCAGGGAGTGCTGGGTGTGCAGTTCGCCATCTCCGGCATGCCGTTCACGGTCACCGCTCAGGACCTGGACGGCACCGGCTTCGAGCAGTTCGGCGCGCTCGACAACATGGCGGAGGGCAGCCCGAACGCCGGGGACACCGGCGGGCAGGTGCTCGTCGTCACCTCCGCGATCAAGGAGGCCACGCTCACCAAGCTGTGCCAGAGCGTCGACCTCGGCGGTACCAACCTGCTGATCACCGCGGGCAACGGCAAGAAGAAGGTCACCGCGACCGACCTGACCACCGACTCGACCGTGCTGTCGGGTGACGCGGAGTTCAACAAGATCGAGATCGGCAACGACGCCAGCACGCTGGACAAGGCGGGCGTGAAGGGTCCGATCGGCGTCTTCAGCCAGCAGGCCGACCACGTGCACATCGCCGATCTGCGGCAGGTCAACTACGCGACCACGGCCGCGGTGTTCAGGCTGCCCGGGCTCAAGCTGCGCTTCAGCGACTCGGGTTGCTGA
- a CDS encoding DUF6114 domain-containing protein — MAAPDRAHRGPRLAFRGWRARRPFWGGLLLALGGGEILLTEKASLKVVLHIGMQGLAGYLLPTLMVLLGLLILFNPSQRLFYSITGMLLSLGSWLTSNLGGFFIGLLLGAVGSCLAFGWLPDQEPRVSRRKRRRQARAAARALASERTGGMERAA; from the coding sequence ATGGCCGCGCCGGACCGCGCACACCGGGGACCGAGGCTCGCCTTCCGTGGATGGCGGGCCCGCCGGCCGTTCTGGGGCGGGCTGCTGCTCGCCCTGGGCGGCGGCGAGATCCTGCTCACCGAGAAGGCCTCGCTGAAGGTCGTACTGCACATCGGCATGCAGGGCCTGGCCGGTTATCTGCTGCCGACCCTCATGGTGCTGCTGGGCCTGCTGATCCTCTTCAACCCTTCCCAGCGGCTGTTCTACTCCATCACCGGCATGCTGCTCTCTCTGGGCAGCTGGCTCACCTCCAACCTGGGCGGCTTCTTCATCGGCCTGCTCCTCGGCGCCGTCGGCAGCTGCCTGGCCTTCGGCTGGCTGCCGGACCAGGAACCGCGCGTCAGCCGTCGCAAGCGCCGCAGGCAGGCGCGCGCCGCGGCCCGGGCCCTGGCGTCGGAGCGGACGGGAGGAATGGAGCGGGCGGCCTGA
- a CDS encoding TerB family tellurite resistance protein — translation MALWDRFKESASQMQTQLLAKKNDLKSGAFRDASMAMCALVAAADGTVDPAERQRVAQLIATNEVLQNFPADDLRRRFEDNLDKLTTDFDFGKVSVLQEIAKAKKKPAEARAVVQIGIVIGGADGDFDKTEQAVVREACYTLDLPPHEFDL, via the coding sequence ATGGCCCTGTGGGACCGCTTCAAGGAGTCGGCGTCTCAGATGCAGACCCAGTTGCTGGCGAAGAAGAACGACCTGAAGAGCGGCGCGTTCCGCGATGCGAGCATGGCGATGTGCGCGCTGGTGGCCGCCGCCGACGGGACGGTGGATCCCGCGGAGCGACAGCGGGTGGCCCAGCTCATCGCCACGAACGAGGTGCTGCAGAACTTCCCGGCGGACGACCTCAGGCGCCGTTTCGAGGACAACCTGGACAAGCTGACGACCGACTTCGACTTCGGCAAGGTGAGCGTGCTCCAGGAGATCGCCAAGGCGAAGAAGAAGCCCGCGGAGGCCCGGGCCGTCGTGCAGATCGGCATCGTCATCGGCGGCGCGGACGGCGACTTCGACAAGACCGAGCAGGCCGTGGTGCGTGAGGCCTGCTACACGCTGGACCTGCCGCCGCACGAGTTCGACCTCTGA
- a CDS encoding ABC transporter substrate-binding protein, which translates to MTSTTHISRSIRKSRGAAVVALAATALLAGCSSSDDKADNPLTGGKADGDSVVVGSNNFPESTLLADIYGEALKAKGIKVTYKPNIGSRETTYGLIKNGSLSVMPEYNGALLAHLDKKATPKTLKETGDAINARLDSRLTLLEPASAQSKDSVTVNAATAEKYHLTDGSSIADLKDIAKDLVIGGSPEFQTRQQGLAGLKSVYGLEFKSFKALDTGGPLTLAALKQNAVQLADIFSTDPNITKEKFVVLQDPKNLFGFQNVQPLARKGALPKKGVDALNAVSAKLDTKTLLDLDTQVQADKKDPLDVARAWLKSAGLV; encoded by the coding sequence GTGACTTCAACGACCCACATCAGCAGGTCCATCCGGAAGAGCAGAGGCGCGGCGGTGGTCGCCCTGGCGGCGACGGCTCTGCTGGCGGGCTGTTCCTCCAGCGACGACAAGGCCGACAACCCCCTCACCGGCGGCAAGGCGGACGGCGACAGCGTGGTCGTCGGTTCCAACAACTTCCCCGAGAGCACCTTGCTCGCCGACATCTACGGCGAGGCCCTCAAGGCCAAGGGGATCAAGGTGACGTACAAGCCGAACATCGGCAGCCGCGAGACCACCTACGGGCTGATCAAGAACGGCTCCCTGTCGGTGATGCCCGAGTACAACGGAGCCCTGCTGGCCCACCTCGACAAGAAGGCCACGCCGAAGACCCTCAAGGAGACCGGGGACGCCATCAACGCCAGGCTGGACTCCCGGCTCACCCTGCTCGAACCGGCGTCGGCGCAGTCCAAGGACTCCGTCACGGTCAACGCGGCCACCGCGGAGAAGTACCACCTCACCGACGGGTCCTCCATCGCCGACCTGAAGGACATCGCCAAGGACCTGGTCATCGGGGGTTCGCCGGAGTTCCAGACCCGGCAGCAGGGGCTGGCGGGCCTGAAGTCCGTCTACGGCCTGGAGTTCAAGTCCTTCAAGGCGCTGGACACGGGCGGCCCGCTGACGCTGGCGGCGCTGAAGCAGAACGCCGTGCAGCTCGCGGACATCTTCTCCACCGACCCGAACATCACCAAGGAGAAGTTCGTCGTCCTCCAGGACCCGAAGAACCTCTTCGGCTTCCAGAACGTCCAGCCGCTCGCCCGCAAGGGCGCGCTGCCGAAGAAGGGCGTCGACGCGCTGAACGCGGTCTCCGCCAAGCTCGACACCAAGACCCTGCTGGACCTGGACACCCAGGTGCAGGCGGACAAGAAGGACCCGCTGGACGTCGCCCGGGCCTGGCTGAAGTCCGCCGGACTCGTCTGA
- a CDS encoding ABC transporter permease, which produces MNVLDFARAFFGDSAHWHGYDGIPTRFAEHVGYSLEALAIAAGIGLPIGLLTGHTGRGGNVLAFLATAGRALPSFGLLVLMVIWIGIGLLPAMIPLVVLAVPPILVTTYEAIRSVDPSPVDAARGMGMPETRVLFQVEVPVALPLILSGLRTAAVQIVSTATIAAYISLGGLGRYIIDGLYQKDYEKVVGGATLVAGLALVTLAVFWAVSRLAVSPGVRRRGG; this is translated from the coding sequence GTGAACGTCCTCGACTTCGCGCGCGCCTTCTTCGGCGACAGCGCCCACTGGCACGGCTACGACGGCATCCCCACCCGGTTCGCCGAGCACGTCGGGTACTCCCTGGAGGCGCTGGCCATCGCCGCCGGGATCGGCCTGCCCATCGGCCTGCTCACCGGCCACACCGGCCGGGGCGGCAACGTCCTCGCGTTCCTCGCCACCGCCGGACGGGCGCTGCCCAGCTTCGGTCTGCTGGTGCTGATGGTCATCTGGATCGGGATCGGGCTGCTGCCGGCGATGATCCCGCTGGTCGTGCTCGCCGTCCCGCCGATCCTGGTCACCACCTACGAGGCGATCCGCTCCGTCGACCCCTCGCCGGTGGACGCCGCCCGGGGCATGGGCATGCCCGAGACACGGGTGCTGTTCCAGGTGGAGGTGCCGGTGGCGCTCCCGCTGATCCTGAGCGGACTGCGCACGGCGGCCGTCCAGATCGTCTCCACCGCCACCATCGCCGCCTACATCAGCCTGGGCGGGCTCGGCCGGTACATCATCGACGGCCTCTACCAGAAGGACTACGAGAAGGTCGTCGGCGGCGCCACCCTGGTCGCCGGTCTGGCCCTGGTGACCCTGGCCGTGTTCTGGGCGGTGTCCCGGCTCGCCGTGTCACCGGGAGTGCGCCGGCGCGGCGGCTGA
- a CDS encoding ABC transporter permease produces MSGFFDLPSDLGQGWLGLVGLHLREALLPVLAGLLVSLPVAQLCVRFRWIYPPVLGIATILYAIPSLAFFVILIDYFGQSETTVMIPLALYSLVVLVPAIVDGVRSVPPETLAAAQAMGFGAVRRYFRIQLPLAVPAIIAGLRVATVSSISLVSVGMLIGNQGALGNMLYAAQTYGRPALAVNAVLTIGVLGMLADAALVLLRFLLTPWMPRKGAGR; encoded by the coding sequence ATGAGCGGCTTCTTCGACCTCCCGAGCGACCTCGGGCAGGGCTGGCTCGGTCTCGTCGGGCTGCATCTGCGCGAGGCCCTGCTGCCGGTGCTGGCCGGGCTGCTCGTCTCGCTGCCCGTGGCCCAGCTCTGCGTGCGCTTCCGCTGGATCTACCCGCCCGTCCTCGGCATCGCCACGATCCTCTACGCCATCCCGTCGCTGGCGTTCTTCGTCATCCTCATCGACTACTTCGGCCAGAGCGAGACGACGGTGATGATCCCGCTCGCGCTCTACAGCCTCGTGGTGCTGGTCCCGGCGATTGTGGACGGCGTCCGCTCGGTGCCGCCGGAGACCCTGGCCGCCGCCCAGGCCATGGGCTTCGGCGCCGTACGCCGGTACTTCCGGATCCAGTTGCCCCTCGCCGTGCCCGCCATCATCGCCGGGCTGCGGGTGGCGACCGTGTCCAGCATCTCCCTGGTCAGCGTCGGCATGCTCATCGGCAACCAGGGCGCCCTCGGCAACATGCTCTACGCCGCCCAGACCTACGGCCGTCCCGCCCTGGCCGTGAACGCGGTGCTGACCATCGGAGTGCTGGGCATGCTCGCCGACGCCGCGCTGGTCCTCCTCCGCTTCCTGCTCACTCCCTGGATGCCGCGGAAGGGGGCCGGACGGTGA